The segment CTGATTTAAAATTTTAGGATAGATATCCGCAGCATTAGCCAACAAACCGACAGAAGTAGGCTTATTTTTTTCAAGACTTAATTGAATAATCTCTAATGCTTCTTCTAAATTATTTGTCGATGTATCCAGATATTTTTGCGCTAAGCGCTTTTGTATGCGACTAGGATCTACCTCAACAGCCAGCATAGACGCACCTGCCATTACTGCGGCCAAAGGTTGTGCGCCTCCCATGCCTCCCAAGCCGGCTGTTAGCACCCATTTACCAGCTAAGTTACCGTCAAAGTGTTGGCTTGCTGCGCTTATCAATGTTTCATAAGTACCCTGAATAATGCCTTGACTACCAATATAAATCCACGAGCCTGCCGTCATTTGGCCATACATCATTAGGCCTTTTTTATCCAAGGCATTAAATACATCCCACGTTGCCCAATGTGGCACTAAGTTTGAGTTTGCAATCAATACACGGGGCGCATTAGGATGTGTTGTGAAAACACCCACAGGTTTTCCTGATTGAATCAATAAGGATTGATCCTCTTCCAATCGTTTCAGCACTTCTATAATTTTATCAAAAGATGCCCAGTCACGTGCAGCACGCCCAATACCGCCATAAACAATTAAATGCGCTGGATCTTCAGCAACATTTGCATCTAAATTGTTCATCAGCATTCTTAATGCTGCTTCGGTAGTCCAAGATTTTGCGCTCTTTTGTGCGCCTGTGGGTGATTTGATAGAACGAGTATTATCATATCTACTATTTGTCATAAATAATTTCTCCACCATTGATCACGCTTACACAGGGATTTGCACCTATATAATAAGATAATTCGTCTGGATGATTGATATCCCACACCACAAAATCTGCATCAAAGCCAACTTTAATTTGCCCCTTTTTATCCGACCATCCTAAAGCTTGGGCTGCATTTTTTGTTACGGCTTTAAATGCTTCAAAAGGCGTTAACCGAAACAAAACACAAGCCATGTTTAAAGCAGTTAATAATGAAAGACAAGGAGAAGAACCAGGATTGCAATCCGTTGCAATTGCAATAGGAATCTTATATTTTCGTAATAAATCTACAGGCGGCTTTTGCGTTTCTTGCAAATAATAATAAGCACCAGGCAATAAAACAGCAACAGTGTTGCTGTGTGCTAAAATTTGAATACTTACCTCATCAATGTGCTCCAGATGATCCACTGACCATGCCTGAAAACGTCCCGCTAAATGTGCACCTTTGGAGTTTGTGAGCTGATCACTATGCAGTTTAAGATTTAAAGACAAATCCTTTGCCTTAGAAAATAAATTTTCTAACTCTTCTGCATCAAAAGCAATTTTATCGCAGAAAGCATCTACCGCATCTACAAGATTTTCTTTCACTAAATTGGGCAGTACTTCTTCTGTCACATAATCTAAATATGCTTTTTTATCTTTATATTCATGTGGCAAAACATGTGCGCCTAGGAAAGTAGTGGAAATATTTAAAGAAAATAATTTACCAATTTCACGTGCCACACGTAGCATTTTTCGTTCTGTTTGATAATCAAGCCCATACCCAGATTTGATCTCTAAACTGGTAACACCCTGCGCTATAAATTGTTGGATCCGCTTCAGTGATTGTTGCATCAGTTCAGCCTCAGAAAGAGCACGCGTTGCATTTACGGTTGCGTGTATTCCACCGCCTTTTAATAAAATTTCCTCATAAGAAACACCTTGTAGTTTCAAGGCAAATTCATTTGCGCGATTTCCACCATAAACAACATGGGTATGACAATCAATAAGCCCAGGTGTTACCACCCTGCCTTCTACATCATAATATGCAGAATGATTATCAATATATTGTGCTGGCAGATCTTGCACTTCTCCCACCCACACAATGCTTTTATTGTGAGTAACGATAGCACCGCTTTCAATGAACTGATGCTGCGCATCCTCTGTCATCAGAAATATTTTGGCATTTGACCATATCTTGAATGAGGCATTTGGCATATATTATCTACTGTAAATATTAATAAAATTGGCAGCAATTAATGCAGCAAGTTTGGCGGTGATATGATCCTGATCTAAATTTGGCGCATATTCTGCAATATCAAAGGCAACAACTTGTTGGCTATGTGCCAATTTATCAAGTGCAGGCAGTACATGCCAAGGCATCAACCCATGAGGAAAACTTGCACTCACACCTGGAGCAACACTTGCAGAAAATACATCCATACAGACAGTCAAATATATTTTTCTATGTTTGGCAAGAATGGCATCAATGTACAATCCTAATTTTTTAGGTTGCTCATAAATATCATCGCAATGTAAATAATTTACATTCCATACATCTGCTGTCTCATACAACGAGGCCGTATTCGCCTGTTGACGTATACCAATACAATAATAATGAAACGGCAAATTCTGTTGTTGACGTTCTCTTGCAATTTGTAAAAATGCAGTACCTGAATTGGCCTCATTATTTATTTGAGGTCTCATATCGAAATGTGCATCAAAATTAACAATCGCAAAATCCTCATCACGATTGATGTCTTGCAACCCTTGGTAGTGTGCCCAAGCAATTTCATGCCCACCTCCTAACATAAAACTAAAGCCATTTTTTTCATGAATAGATTTTATTTCTTCTGCAACGCGACGCTGAGCTTTTTCCAAATCATCCTCTAGACAAATGATATTTCCTATATCGAAAATTTGAATTTTAGAATCAGATTTAAGGGGATGATAGGGCATATTACCTAATATTTTACGAATAGCATTGGGTGCATCTTTAGCACCAGGTCTACCTTGATTACGCGTCACACCAATATCGGTACAAAATCCTAATATACATAGCGCATGATTCAAATCTTCTACCTGTGAAACAGATTCATTCAGTATCGTTATTTTTTGATATATTCGTTGTGAAGCTTCTGTTTCAATACGGCCTTGCCAATTCAATGCTTCTACTCTTTGAAAATACGGATCAACGTTCAATGCTTATCCTTATCAACAGCTAATAAAATATATGATGACTACACATGATGAATGAAACTCATAACATCTTCTCTGGCCTTTACTAATTCGGCTTCTGAAACAAGATGCTTTAATTTCTTCTGGTATATACCACTCAAACGCGAGCCTTGAGATGCAGCAACTTCTAACCATGCAATGGCATGTGGAATATCTTTTGCAACCCCTACTCCATGCATATAGGCCAAACCAACTTTATATTGAGCACGTGGATGGTTTCTTTGTGCAGCTTTTTCATACCATTTAAAAGCTTGTCGATCGCTTTGTTCTATACCCAAACCTTTTTCATATAAATAGGCTATTCGTAACTGTGCTTCTAAATGTTGATTGTCGGCTGCGGCTTTAAAATGTTGATATGCTTTATGGAAATCTTGCTTTCCCCACTTATTTTTACTATAAAGTGCACCTAATTTGAAATCTGCCTCAATATCTTTTTTATTACTGGCCTGCTCATACCAATATAATGCTTGATTGATATCTGCCTTAACCCCTTTTCCTTGATAATATAAATCAGCAATGGCTATTTGTGCTTGTGTTGAGCCTAATTCTGCCGCTCTTAAATACCAGTATGCTGCTTTTTTAATATCGGGTTTTACAACTTTGCTTCTCATATAGAGTTGCGCAATTTGTAGCTGCGCTTGAACATAGTTTTGTTCAGCAGATAGGCTTAACCATTTAATGGCTGCCGCTCGGCTTTGTGTATCTGTTTTGGATAAATAGTATTCGGCTAAATCAAATTCTGCTTTTGGATTACCTTGACTTGCAAGCTTGATATTTGCACTGATGGAATCATTCGACAATGGTAACTGAGTGATTTGTTTTGCACATAGGATATGATTATTAACTAACATAATTATAAGTAATGCGGATACAATGAATCCCTTCCTATATTTCATTCTTATATTCCCTCAACGTCACCGTTTTAACTTAAACATTCTCTATTAAATAGCTAGTATCCACAACCCACTAAATAATTGCTAAATAATTGGGACATCCACAAGAAAACACACATTATTATTTAGTTAAATACATATTCCAATTAACTATTTTCCAATCTCATTCATCGGAAAATAATTGACATGAGTATATCACCTCAATATAGTCGCCTTCCTAAATAAAACAAAAAATTGGGGGAAACAAATGCCAAGCAATAATCTGCACAATGAAATTTCACCTTCACAATTTGTGAATATCATCAAATCACTTGTACAAGGTAAATACCTTTATCACTATTGGCGTTCAGGTGATGGAGAAATAAGCTACATCCAACTACCAGAAATCGTTTCTACTCATTTCAGAAGATTGGATTTATCTTTGCACTCAAAGAAAATGAGCACTTATTATGACTCAAACCAAGAATTTGATAAATTTGTCGGCCGCTTAGTAAATTCTGCACGAGGAAACTATTGGTCTCCTACTTCAGAAAAAGCACATGCAGAATATTTACTAGGATTTTTGTTACATAACAACTTTTACATACGGCTCAATGAGACTACATTGATAAGCATCGAAGACCTTGTCTATCGCAAATTACCTTCCTATGAAGCAGATTACTTTAAAACTGGCTCTCATTATAGATGGCACACAGTACCTAATAAAAAATATGATTTTCTCTCATCCGAATGGCGAGCACAGCAAAAATATCCAAACATGGACACTGTAAAACAATACTGGCAACAAATTTTAACAGAAAAAGAAAATAAAAAGATTGCAAAAGAGCAGGAAAGGCAAAAGAAAGAACAAGAATATCAACTGCGCCAACAACAATATCAATGGGAATTGCAACATCGCTTTACTCATATTGTACTTGATTTCCGCCTCTTCTCTTATGCGCTAGAAGCTTATATTACGCTCATAGAAAGCCGAGAAGAACACTGCATGCAAGATGGTAACTTGCCTATTGCTTCTAC is part of the Candidatus Berkiella cookevillensis genome and harbors:
- the hutG gene encoding formimidoylglutamase, whose product is MNVDPYFQRVEALNWQGRIETEASQRIYQKITILNESVSQVEDLNHALCILGFCTDIGVTRNQGRPGAKDAPNAIRKILGNMPYHPLKSDSKIQIFDIGNIICLEDDLEKAQRRVAEEIKSIHEKNGFSFMLGGGHEIAWAHYQGLQDINRDEDFAIVNFDAHFDMRPQINNEANSGTAFLQIARERQQQNLPFHYYCIGIRQQANTASLYETADVWNVNYLHCDDIYEQPKKLGLYIDAILAKHRKIYLTVCMDVFSASVAPGVSASFPHGLMPWHVLPALDKLAHSQQVVAFDIAEYAPNLDQDHITAKLAALIAANFINIYSR
- the hutI gene encoding imidazolonepropionase yields the protein MPNASFKIWSNAKIFLMTEDAQHQFIESGAIVTHNKSIVWVGEVQDLPAQYIDNHSAYYDVEGRVVTPGLIDCHTHVVYGGNRANEFALKLQGVSYEEILLKGGGIHATVNATRALSEAELMQQSLKRIQQFIAQGVTSLEIKSGYGLDYQTERKMLRVAREIGKLFSLNISTTFLGAHVLPHEYKDKKAYLDYVTEEVLPNLVKENLVDAVDAFCDKIAFDAEELENLFSKAKDLSLNLKLHSDQLTNSKGAHLAGRFQAWSVDHLEHIDEVSIQILAHSNTVAVLLPGAYYYLQETQKPPVDLLRKYKIPIAIATDCNPGSSPCLSLLTALNMACVLFRLTPFEAFKAVTKNAAQALGWSDKKGQIKVGFDADFVVWDINHPDELSYYIGANPCVSVINGGEIIYDK
- a CDS encoding tetratricopeptide repeat protein, which encodes MKYRKGFIVSALLIIMLVNNHILCAKQITQLPLSNDSISANIKLASQGNPKAEFDLAEYYLSKTDTQSRAAAIKWLSLSAEQNYVQAQLQIAQLYMRSKVVKPDIKKAAYWYLRAAELGSTQAQIAIADLYYQGKGVKADINQALYWYEQASNKKDIEADFKLGALYSKNKWGKQDFHKAYQHFKAAADNQHLEAQLRIAYLYEKGLGIEQSDRQAFKWYEKAAQRNHPRAQYKVGLAYMHGVGVAKDIPHAIAWLEVAASQGSRLSGIYQKKLKHLVSEAELVKAREDVMSFIHHV